A window of Juglans regia cultivar Chandler chromosome 7, Walnut 2.0, whole genome shotgun sequence contains these coding sequences:
- the LOC108996316 gene encoding plastidic ATP/ADP-transporter-like: MEAVLKAKGLLSLPPSPRARGLTPSQGLRHRFFTPKAKTTGGFSLSSNGFEKFNGFVSKTHGFCQKERNLFICRAEAAAAAADGQPPSGELEIEKPNILGIEITTLKKIIPLGLMFFCILFNYTILRDTKDVLVVTAKGSSAEIIPFLKTWVNLPMAVGFMLLYTKLANVLSKQALFYSVILPFIGFFGAFGFFLYPLSNYIHPEAFADKLLNILGPRFLGPLAIMRIWSFCLFYVMAELWGSVVISVLFWGFANQITTVEEAKRFYPLFGLGANVALIFSGRTVKYFSNLRKHLGPGVDGWAISLKAMMSIVVLMGFTICLLYWWVNNYVPLPTRSKKKKETPKMGTMESLKFLVSSRYIRDLATLVVAYGISINLVEVTWKSKLKAQFPSPNEYSSFMGDFSTATGIATFTMMLLSQFIFEKYGWGVAAKITPTVLLLTGVGFFSLILFGDPLGPSLLKFGITPLLAAVYVGAMQNIFSKSAKYSLFDPCKEMAYIPLDEETKVKGKAAIDVVCNPLGKSGGALIQQFMILTFGSLANSTPYLGGILLVIVLAWLAAAKSLDTQFTALQKEEELEKEMERAAVKIPVVAENATGNGSLASGSALNPKAGDPTGSSSETSTPQNT, encoded by the exons ATGGAGGCTGTTTTAAAGGCCAAAGGGCTTCTCTCTCTACCCCCAAGCCCCAGAGCCAGGGGTTTAACCCCATCACAGGGCTTAAGACATAGATTTTTCACCCCAAAGGCTAAAACCACTGGTGGGTTTTCTCTATCCTCGAATGGGTTCGAAAAATTCAATGGGTTTGTCTCAAAAACTCATGGGTTTTGTCAAAAAGAGAGAAACTTGTTTATCTGCCGGGCTGAggctgcagcagcagcagctgaTGGGCAGCCACCATCTGGTGAATTAGAAATTGAGAAGCCAAATATTTTGGGTATTGAAATTACGACGTTGAAGAAGATTATACCTCTTGGGTTGATGTTCTTTTGTATCCTTTTCAACTATACAATACTCAGAGACACGAAGGATGTATTGGTCGTGACAGCCAAAGGGAGTAGTGCAGAAATTATTCCATTTCTGAAAACTTGGGTGAACTTGCCAATGGCTGTTGGGTTCATGTTATTGTACACCAAACTGGCTAATGTGTTGTCTAAGCAGGCTCTCTTCTATTCGGTTATTCTCCCATTCATAGGCTTTTTTGGGGCATTTGGATTTTTCCTGTATCCTCTCAGCAATTATATACACCCGGAGGCGTTTGCTGATAAGCTTCTCAACATACTTGGCCCCAGGTTCCTTGGTCCCCTTGCTATTATGAGGATCTGGAGCTTCTGTTTGTTCTATGTCATGGCTGAACTTTGGGGTAGTGTGGTGATTTCAGTATTGTTTTGGGGGTTTGCCAATCAG ATAACTACTGTTGAGGAAGCAAAAAGATTTTATCCCCTATTTGGTCTTGGGGCAAATGTTGCTCTTATATTTTCAGGTCGAACAGTgaagtatttttcaaatttgaggaaACATTTAGGTCCTGGTGTTGATGGTTGGGCCATTTCCCTTAAAGCAATGATGAGCATTGTGGTGTTGATGGGGTTTACAATCTGTCTCCTATACTGGTGGGTGAATAATTATGTTCCTCTTCCAACCCGTAGTAAGAAGAAGAAG GAGACGCCCAAAATGGGGACAATGGAGAGTTTGAAATTCTTGGTTTCTTCAAGATACATTAGGGATCTTGCCACTTTGGTGGTTGCATATGGTATTAGCATCAACCTTGTTGAAGTTACATGGAAATCTAAGCTCAAAGCTCAG TTTCCAAGCCCAAATGAGTATTCTTCCTTTATGGGTGACTTCTCAACTGCCACTGGAATAGCAACTTTTACGATGATGCTGCTAAGCCAgttcatatttgaaaaatatggatGGGGAGTTGCTGCCAAGATCACGCCCACAGTCCTGCTTCTGACAGGAGTCGGTTTCTTTTCTCTGATATTATTTGGGGATCCACTTGGACCTTCTCTTTTGAAGTTTGGGATCACACCTCTTCTTGCAGCTGTATATGTGGGTGCCATGCAAAACATATTCAGCAAGAGTGCCAAGTATAGCTTGTTCGACCCTTGCAAAGAGATGGCCTATATTCCGTTGGATGAGGAAACCAAG GTTAAAGGAAAGGCAGCCATCGATGTCGTCTGCAATCCATTGGGGAAGTCTGGCGGTGCTCTAATTCAGCAGTTTATGATCTTAACCTTCGGGTCACTTGCCAATTCGACTCCTTACCTCGGGGGTATACTTTTGGTAATTGTTCTTGCATGGTTAGCAGCAGCCAAGTCACTGGATACACAGTTTACTGCATTGCAGAAGGAGGAAGAGCTTGAGAAGGAGATGGAAAGAGCAGCTGTCAAGATTCCAGTTGTGGCAGAAAACGCAACTGGGAATGGTTCTCTTGCAAGTGGGTCAGCACTGAATCCAAAGGCCGGTGACCCCACGGGCAGCTCATCTGAAACCTCAACCCCTCAAAACACTTAA